In Solimonas sp. K1W22B-7, the DNA window GCGCCGAACAGGCTCACGGTCGGCGGCGGCACGCCGCGACGGGTGCACTCGCGGCCGAAGGCGGCGATCGCCAGCGGATGCGTCAGGAAGAAAGCCGGCTCCTTCCAGACCTTGGTCAGCAGTTCGTCCAGGTCGTCCGGCGTCGGCGCGCCGCTGAGCGGGAAGATGCGCTGGCTCTCCACGACATTGGCCAGCAGGCCGTAGTCCGGGTTGTTGATCAGCTCGTTTTCCTGGTGCTCCTTGATCGTCTCGATGGTCAGCCGCAGCTGTTCCTTGATCTGATCGTGCGGGCTGGAGTAGAGGTCGGAGACGCGCGTGTTGATGTTGAGCTTGGTGGTCTGCGCGTTGAGGAAATACTCGCGCGGATGCTCTTCGTAGTCGACGAAGGAATCGGGCAGCTCGCCGGATTCCTTGGCGGTGCAGGCGGTGCGGATGTCGGCCGGGTTGCGCACCTTGTTGACGCGGTAGATACCCGCTTCCACCGGCAGCCACTGCAGCAGGTGCACCAGCCAGCGCGGCGTGATGATCGAGTATTGCGCCGGCGTCTTGGTGGCATTGGCAAGTTGGCGCGCGCCACTCTCGCCCAGGGTCTGGGGGGGCGTTGTATCAGCCATGGGGAATCACTCCTGCGGAAGGAAAAGCGAAAGCGGTATAAGCTTAGATTCGCCGGATATGAGGGCGCCTTCTACAGGCTATCGCCACCATTGAGCTGCGCTTCATAGACGCGCGGCGGTATGACCGCACGCTCGCTGTGCTCGATCAGCGCGGCGATCGGCGAGCCCAGCGCCAGCGCCAGCTTGCGGATCGTCGCCAGCGAGGGGCTGACCACGCCGCGCTCGATCTCGCCGAGGTAGCTGCGGTTGAGGTCGGCGGCCTCGGCCAGCCGCTCCTGCGACCAGGCCTGGCGCTTGCGCGCCGCGCGGATGACCTGGCCGAATTGTCTTTCCAGATTGCTGCTCATGTGCTTCCCTTGATGTCGGTTGCTGCCGATTCCTGTTGCGAACGCGCCTGCGTGACCTGGCTGCCGGGGGGCACGCTGCGCGTCAGCCAGACGTTGCCGCCGATGCTGGAGCCGCGGCCGATGGTGATGCGGCCGAGGATGGTGGCGCCGGCGTAGATCACCACGTCGTCCTCCACCACCGGGTGGCGCGGCGCACCCTTCTGCAGGACGCCGTCCTCGCCGGTCTCGAAGCGCTTGGCGCCCAGCGTCACCGCCTGGTAGAGGCGCACGCGCTCGCCGATCACGGCGGTTTCGCCGATCACCACGCCGGTGCCGTGGTCGATGAAGAAGCTTTCGCCGATGCGCGCACCGGGATGGATGTCGATGCCGGTCTCGGAGTGGGCAATTTCGGCCAGGATGCGCGCCAGCAGCGGCACACCCAGGCCATAGAGCTGGTGCGCCAGGCGGTGATGGATGATCGCCAGGATGCCCGGGTAGCACAGCAGCACCTCGTCGACGCTGCGCGCTGCCGGGTCGCCGCGATAGGCCGCCTCGACGTCGGAATCCAGCAGGCCGCGCAGCCGCGGCAGCCCCGCGGCGAACTCGCGCACGACCGTCACGGCGCGCTGTTCGACGTCGGCGGTGCCGAGCTGCTCGTGGCGCGCGGTGTAGGTCAGCTCCAGGCGTACCTGCTCGAGCAGCGCATTGAGCGCCGCGTCCAGCGTATAGCCCACATAGAAGTCTTCGCTTTCCTGGCGCAGGTCGGCCGGGCCCAGGCGCATCGGGAACAGGGCGCCGCGCAGGCCGGCGGCGATCGCCTGCAGGGCCTCGCGCGAGGGGAATTCGCGGCCACCGAACTCGCGGTTGCGGTGCCTCGCCTCGCGCCAGCGGCTGCGCACCTGGTGCAGTTCGCCGACGATACGCTCC includes these proteins:
- a CDS encoding family 2A encapsulin nanocompartment shell protein codes for the protein MADTTPPQTLGESGARQLANATKTPAQYSIITPRWLVHLLQWLPVEAGIYRVNKVRNPADIRTACTAKESGELPDSFVDYEEHPREYFLNAQTTKLNINTRVSDLYSSPHDQIKEQLRLTIETIKEHQENELINNPDYGLLANVVESQRIFPLSGAPTPDDLDELLTKVWKEPAFFLTHPLAIAAFGRECTRRGVPPPTVSLFGAQFLTWRGIPLIPSDKVPVADGKTKILLLRVGDKRQGVVGLFQPGLPGEQSPGLSVRLMGIDRFAIASYLISLYCSLAVLTDDAVAILDEVEVNKFHDYPDTYK
- a CDS encoding helix-turn-helix domain-containing protein, producing the protein MSSNLERQFGQVIRAARKRQAWSQERLAEAADLNRSYLGEIERGVVSPSLATIRKLALALGSPIAALIEHSERAVIPPRVYEAQLNGGDSL
- the epsC gene encoding serine O-acetyltransferase EpsC, with product MSRHDVVVAPLAAAQHWDLERIVGELHQVRSRWREARHRNREFGGREFPSREALQAIAAGLRGALFPMRLGPADLRQESEDFYVGYTLDAALNALLEQVRLELTYTARHEQLGTADVEQRAVTVVREFAAGLPRLRGLLDSDVEAAYRGDPAARSVDEVLLCYPGILAIIHHRLAHQLYGLGVPLLARILAEIAHSETGIDIHPGARIGESFFIDHGTGVVIGETAVIGERVRLYQAVTLGAKRFETGEDGVLQKGAPRHPVVEDDVVIYAGATILGRITIGRGSSIGGNVWLTRSVPPGSQVTQARSQQESAATDIKGST